The genomic interval ATCTCTGTGATGCGTGGACTGCAGATTTCGGACGACCTGTTGCGTCTGTTGGACGCCGGATTGCCGATGGATTTGCCCGTTCGTTCACTCGATGCGGTCGTCAAACAAATCGATTTGCTTTGTCGAATGAACGAGTGCCAAGTCGATGCCAAGACCGTCTCTGGGGCGATCGAGTCGCTTCGACAGGGTGACGAAGTTGAGATTTCCAAGATCGTTCGTGTCGTCGCTCGGTTGCTGGGACTTCGATCCAACGACCTCCGCAGCAGCACTCGCAAGCAGTCCGTTGTGCGTGCTCGTTCGCTGGCGATGTATTTGAGTCGTCGGATGACGACCAAGAGCTTGGACCAGATCGGCAAGTACTTCGGCGGTCGCGATCACTCGACCGTTCTGCACGCCATTCGCAAGACAGAATCTTTGCTCGCTACCGACGCCGAGTTGTCTCGTGCCGCCGCCGATGCGGCCGACAAGCTCTCCGGCTAGGTATTTTTCCTCACTATTTCCGACACTTCTCGCTGATCGCCACCCCGCTAAACGCTTTCACCACTGGTTCCCAGGCTCCTGCCTGGGAACCCTATGATTAGTAGGCTCCTGCCTGCCGATCTGCTGACAATTTCCAGGCTACGCTGATTTTCGCGAGGCAGAGCCTCCATGGCAGTGCGTTCCCTGGGGTGAGCCTGGGAGCGAGTGTTCTGCGGGGTGCCTATCAGCGAGAAGTGTCCTATTTCCACCTTTTTTTTCGGTGGAAAACCTGTCCGCTACCTGTTCATCTGGCGTCAGACTTTCTTCGTTGGACCTGTCGTTTTCTCCTCAAGGTCTGTCAATGAATGTTGGTAAGTGGCGTTTTGACGAACCTTCAATCAACGCCGCACTGACATGTTTTCCACTCTCCCGACTTTTTCCCAACTTGTTTCTCCGTCTTGACTTCCAGCCGCCAAAGTCGAGTTACTGACACGATTCGCCACGTCATTAAGACGACGAAGATAAAAAGAAATATCTTTATCATCATGCTGTCCCTGATCGCTTTGACTGCTGGCAAACAAACACGTCGTTCGGGAGGTGCGAGAAAGCCTGGCAGGCGTTAAAACATGCGTCGAACGTTCATCAACAATGCCGACCGATCGTAGGATCGTTTCTCGCTTCTGTGTTGCTCCATGAAAATCACTTGTTCTCGCGAACCGCTCACCGCTGCTTTCTCGTTGGCCGCCAGCATCGCTCCCACACGGTCTCCCAAGGAGATCCTACAGAACGTCAAGATCACTGCGTCGGGAGGCAAGTTGACGCTCACAGCGACCGACATGGAGGTCGGGATCCGGCTTGATATCGAGGAGGGTGTGGAGATCGAGGTCGAAGGCACCGCGTTGCTGCCGGTCGGCCGAACCAACGCCATTTTGCGAGAAAGCAATGACGAGACGTTGACGCTGGAGACCGACGACTCCGGTGTGATCGTTCGCGGCAGCCGCAGCAAGTTTCGTCTACCGGGAAACAACCCAGACGAATTTCCACCGGTGGGAGCGTTCGAGGAGGACAAGTACCACGTCATCTCGACGCGATTGTTTCGGACGATGGTCAAGCGGACTGTTTTCGCGACCGACACCGAGAACAGCCGCTTTGCACTCGGTGGGGTGCTGTTGGAACTCACCGGAGACGAAGTCATCGCAGTCGGCACCGACGGGCGTCGGTTGGCTCGGATGGAAGGCAAGGGCGAGTCAGTCGGTGGTCATGAGACCACCGGGACCAGCACCATCGTACCGACGCGAGCCATTCAGTTGATGGAGCGTGCCTTGGATGAAAAGCAAGACACCGTCGACGTGGCGGCCCGAGCGAGCGACTTGTTGCTCAGAACCAACAACGCGGTGATCCATTCGCGGTTGGTCGAAGGCCGATATCCCAATTGGAGACAGGTGTTTCCCAAAAGAGACGACGCGGTGATTTTGGACATGACCGTGGGTCCATTGTTCGCAGCTTTGCGACAAGCTGCGATCGTGACCGATCACGAGAGCCGCGGAATCGATTTCACGTTCGCCGATGGAACGCTGAAACTGGAGGCCAACACCAAGGATATCGGTGAGTCGCAGATCGAATTGCCGATCGCCTATGACGGAGACCCGATCACGCTGACGATGGACCATCGTTACGTGGCGGATTTCTGCAAGGTGCTGGATGCCGAAGCGAGCTTTCAGTTGGAAGTCGAGTCGTCAGCTGCACCAGCCTTGTTGAGTACCGACGATGGCTATGGTTACGTGATCATGCCGATGGCCCGAGACCGATAGTGTGTGAACGATCGTGGCCAAAAAACGCAAGCCGGTCGAGAAAAAGGAACGACAACCGATCCAAAAGATCGGAGCGTTGGTCAACCAACTGCTCGCCCGCAGGGGCTACGCGGCGATCGAAGTCAACGAGCAGTTGCACGCAGCGATAGCATCAGCAGTCCCCGGTGAATTGGGCGATCAAATCATCGTCGGGCGAATCAGCCGCGGCGTGTTGCAGGTTTTCGCGACCGACTCGGTGGTCTTGCAGGAAATCACCTTTCAGAAGCGGGCGATCCTGAAACGGATTCAAAAGGAATTGCCGCAGTCACAAATCACCGACCTGCGTTTTCGAATCCAAACCGCATGAAACACAGCAACGTGATCCGATGTGATGACGGAGTCAAACGGTGCTGGTGGTGCGTCAGCGACCCGCAGTACATCGACTATCACGATCAGGAATGGGGCCGACCGGTCACTGACGAGATCCGTTTGTTCGAGAAACTTTGTTTGGAGGGATTTCAATCGGGTTTGAGTTGGCTGACCATTCTCAAAAAACGAGAGAACTTTAGAAAGGCATTCGCCGGGTTTGATTTCGAAAAAGTGTCACGATACGGGGACAAAGACGTGACGCGTTTGATGGCCGATGCGGGCATCGTTCGCAATCGAGCGAAGATCGAGGCAACGATCAACAACGCACAGCGGGCGTCGGAGTTGGCAAACAGTGGTCGCTCGTTGGCGGGTCAACTGTGGCAGTTTCGACCGGCCCGATCACCGGTTTTGCGCAGTCGCGATCAAGTCCAGGCAACGACACCGGAATCGATAGCGATGAGCAAAACGCTTCGCAAACAAGGTTGGAAATTCATCGGTCCGACGACCTGTTATGCATTGATGCAAGCGATGGGAATGGTCAATGATCATCTGCGAACCTGTGATCATTGGCAGCAGGTCGAGCAAGAACGCAAGGCATTTGAACAGCCGTCATAGCATGGGCGGCAAAAAGTCGATACCGAATTTCTCGCCGATAGCAGCCATAGCGATCGGATCCGGTGGAGCATCGACCGGTATCTTGGCAAACTCAAGGACGAAATCTTCGAAACCGGCCGGGTGACATGTGATCAAGAGCTTGCCCGGTCGATCGGACGTGTTTCGAAACTGATGAGCGATCCCCGGAGGCGCGATCAAGAAAGAACCGGGACCGGCATGCACGGTGTCGTCGCCGATCGCAAAAACGAAGTCACCGTCAATCACATAGAACGTTTCGGACTCCCTGTGGTGTCGGTGACAGGGCGGACCGGCACCGGCGGGAACCACGGTTTCCAGAATCGTGCAAACACCATTGGTGTCCGCTGCAGTGGCTTTGATCGTGATTTGATCGCCGCCCAAGACCACGTAGTGATCGCCTTGCCCAGAGTCGACAACCAATTTTCGAGAAATCATGACCCGCTCACTCTAGATTGTTTTGTGGTTGGTGAGAGACCGTAGTACGGTAAAGGAATCATCGTAGCGGAACATGACAAGAAAGATTTGGATTCCCCATGAAAATCGAATCGATCACCTGGACGTTTGTCTGCCAAGCAGGGCGTTTGGAGAGGGAAGCCAGCGTGTTGGCAGCTAGTCTTCGTCAGTTCCTCGGTCCGCGGGCTCATTTGATCGCGACGCTGCCGCATTCGTCATCCGTGACACACGATGACGCATTTGAGTCGATCACCCCGGCGGTGCGAGCTTTCTTGCAAGAGTTGGGTGTGCGGTTGACACCTCAACTCAATCCGCTGCTCAAATCACCGGGCACACTGCCAGACCTGCTGATGAACAAAGCCTATGCGTTGAAAGCGGACCCAGCGGCAAAGGTCGTTGTTTTCTTGGACAGCGACCAGTTGTGTCACGGCGTGCCACAGTGGACTGATTTTGCTGTGCCGTTCTATGGGCGAGCGGTTTTTTTTTCAGGAGCCGCTGCGATGCAGGGACTGTGGGAACAAGCCTACGAAGCATGCGAGGTGACCATGCCGAATCATCGCATCGTGGTTCGCAAGCGAGACGGCACTCATCCACCGATCGTTTGTCCGGCATATTTCAACAGCGGATTTCAAGCCGTCCACCAACCATGGATTGAGCCGTTTGTACAGCAGTACGTGGATTGTTATCAGCGTCTCAAAGTGATCGATCTCTTGGGCGAGGCGAGATATTTCACTGAACAGGTAGCGATGGCGATCGCGGTGGCAAAAGTCGGAATCCCCTATCAAATGGACACGCAGCGAATCAACGAGAGCTTTCGACACTACTACAGCACGTCCATCTTGGCGTCGCTGCCCCAGCACTCACGATTGGTTCGACAACTCTGTCAAGTTTATCCACCGCTATTGAGCATCTTGCAACCACATTCAGAGTGGGACGGTGTTTTATCGGCGGATCACAGCACTTCCAGTGCGAGCTGATCGGCAGCCAATTGCAACTCCAATTCACTATCAACGGATGTTGCCGATCCACTTGGCGGAGTCGTCCGTTGTCGTCTGATTTCATTGACAACGAACAACGCGTCGTCCGCCGAGACACGACCGTCGGCATTGGTATCGAGCAGACCCATCTCTTCTTCGGCGTCACCAATGAGCTGATCCAAAGCCAATCGATTGATGACCGCCAGGGCATCCGAAGCGGTAACCACTCCGTCGCCATTGGCATCACCTGAGATGGGAGTGGCAATGGGAGCGGCGTTGGTGGCGTTGGTGCTGCCGTTGGAGAAAGAAATGCCATTTGGTGCGAGAGTGAAATTGAGAGGTCGCGATGACCGCGAGCCACTCATGTCCTTGAACAGGCCGGTGCCCGGATTGGTTAAATCGCTTGTATAAAGTTCACGGTCACCGCTAGCATCCAGAGCGCTAAACAGCAGTTGATTTCCGAGGGTGGTTAAATTCTCGGGCTCACCACTGTCAGAACCATTGAGGTTCTTGACCAACACGGTACCGGATTCTGTTCCATCTGTTTTGAACAATTCGCGTTGAACACCGGCGGAAGCCACGAAGACCAACTCGCCGTTGAATTCGGTCAGTTCAACGGGATTGGCACTGTTGTTGTTATTGAGATTCGCCACCATCACGGTGCTCGAGGACGGGCCAGTCGTGACGAACAGCTCGCGTTGATTGGCACTGGAGTTGGCGGCAAAGAACAGTTTGCCATCGACAACGATCAGCTCACTGGGGCTAGCGCTAGCAGAGCCACCCAAGTCACGAACAAGGCCAGTGCTGGCAGCAAAACCATTGCTTTTGAACAATTCGCGTTCACCGCTGGGCAGCATCGCGGTAAAGAATACCTGGCTGCCGTAGCGAGTCAGGTTTTGCGGATCAGCCGAGACGCTGCCCGAGAGGTTCTCGACCAACACCGTCCCAGAGGGAGTGCCATCGGACTTGTGCAACTCACGTTCTCCACTGGCCGTTACGGCAGAGAAAAAGAGGGTGTCTCCAACGACCGTCAAGTCTCTGGGGTCAGCATTCACGTCTCCAGAAAGATTAACGATCGGTTTGGTGCCGGCGACGGTTCCATCGCTAACAAACAACTCTCGTTGATTCGCACCGATTTGAGCGGCAAAGTAAAGCAGTCCACCCATCTCAACCAAATCGGTTGGCTGGCTGCTGACTGATCCAGCGAGATTCTCGACCACATGGGTTCCGGCAAAGGTTCCATCGCTGACGAACAGTTCACGTTGACCATCCGAGCGGTTGGCGGCAAAGAACAACTTGCTACCGACGCGAGTCAATTCTGTGGGATTACTGGAAACCGAGCCGCCCAAGTCGCGAACCAATTGTGTTCCAGCGGGGGTGCCATCGGACATAAACAATTCACGTTGGTTGGCAGACGTCATTGCCGAAAAGAACAACCGATCGCCCACGAGTGTCAAATACTCGGGTTGCGCGGAGATCGAACCGCCAATATTGGTAAGCGGTTTGGTGCCAGCTACGGTGCCATCGGAGGCGAACAACTCGCGTTGATTATCAGCAGTCACGGCGGTGAAAAAGTAGCTATCTACCAGCGGAAAGCTATTTGGGACGGCGATGAAATCACGTGGTTTGGAGGAAACATCACCACTGAGATTGGTGAGCATCTCGGTGCCCGCACTCGACAGGTCGCTAGTGAAGACTTCGCGTTGTCCGTCGCCAGTGGTCGCCACGAAAACCAATTTTCCTCGGACGGAAGTCAACTGCTGCGGTTGACTACTCACAGAGCCGGCAATGTTTTTGACCAGTTCCGTGCCAGTAAATGTGCCATCGCTTCGGAACAGTTCCCGTTGGTCACCGGACGAGGCAACAAAAGCGAGCATGCCATCAACTTCGGTCAGCTCGACCGGATCAGCACTGGCACCGCCGTTGAGGTCTTTGACCAACTGGGTGCTTAAAGCAGTCCCCGTCGTGACAAACAGTTCTCGCTGTGTGCTGCTGGAGTTGGCGGCAAAGTAGAGTTTTCCATCGACCACGGTGAGTTCGTCGGGGCGAGAGCTGACACCACCGCCAAGATTCGTCACGATTTCAGTGCCCGCAGCGGTCCCGTTGCTCTTAAACAGTTCACGTTCGCCGTTGGCCAAACTCGCCGTGAAAAAGACTCGGCTACCCAACCTAGTTAGGCCGACCGGATCAGCAGATCGGGAGCTGCCTAGGTTTTCAATCATCTTCGTGCCGCTAGCGGTGCCATCACTCTTGAATAACTCACGTTCGGTGCTGTTGATCCGAGCGGTGAAGAACAAGGTGTCACCCACGGCGATCAATTCTTGCGGATTAGCATTCAGATTGCCGGAAAGATTGACCAACGGTTTCGTACCAGCAAGTGTGCCATTGCTGACGTGCAACTCACGCTGGTTGGCTCCAATATTGGCACTGAAGTAGAGCTCTCCTTTGAAGGCGGTCAGCCATTTTGGATCACTCGCTACGGTGCCAGCGAGATTCTCCACCAGGCGTGTTCCGACCGAGGTTCCATCGGTGACGAACAGTTCCCGTTGGCCGTTGTCCATTTCGGCAGAAAAGAAGATTTGGTTGCCGACCTTCGTCAATTCAGCAGGTTTGGATGGAGCGTTTCCAGAGAGGTCCTTCAGTAGTTTAGTGGAGCTCGGGGTGCCTTCCGATACAAAGAGCTCACGGTCACCATTGGACGTCAGCGCGGTGAAGATGATTTGATCACCCAACAACGTCAGGTCGGCAGGATTGGACGCCGTGGCGCCGGAGAGATTTGCCAGCAGCGCGGTGTTGTTTCCGCTGCCGTCGGAGGCGAACAGCTCACGTTGTCCATCGGGAGTTTCGGCGGTGAAGTAGAATTTTCCGCTGCTGTTGCCATTGCCGTTGAATCCGCCGCCAGGATTGCCACCGCCGCCTCCGTTGTCCACAGCGGCGATAGCAGCCTCGGCGTTGACCAATCCGAATCCGGTGTCAAAGTCGAACCCGGGGGAAAGCATGTCGATCGCGGTGATCTGCAGCGCGGTGTTGATCTGGGCCGGAGTGAGCGAACCAGGTCCGCCGGCGGCCTCCAACATCAGAGCCGCGACAGCAGCAATGTGTGGGGCAGCGGCAGAGGTACCAGGAAAGTTGGGAAAACTGTCGTTGTCAGGATCATTGCCGGCAACGAAGAACGAAGTATTGGTGTTGTCCGGGCCGGTCACGATCGGCTGTTGTCGGACTTCAGGAGTTGCTAGGCGGTTGCCCGCAGTGTCAAACAAAATCGGTAGTCCACCGGCGGACGTCGTGGGTTGTGGCGAGGGTGGATTGGTTCCAAACGCTGGTGTGTCACGGTAGTCGGCAGCGGCGATACCTGCTCCGCCGATCGCTTGATGGTGTCCGTAGAGCGTGCTGCTCTGCGTATCAAATTCGCCGATGTCAAATCCAGAGCCAAACGCTAGGTATTTGACCACACCAGGTGTGGGACCGCCTGCGGGAAGATATCGCGCAAGTAAAATGTTAAAGAACCGAGCTTGACTGCTCATGTTCGAGATTTCAACGATTTCAATCGCGTCTTGGCCAGTGTTTTGCAAGTCACTCTTGGCGACCATCAACTGGGTCTGGAAATCGTAGACAAAGATGTCCATGTCGTTGGCCGCACCGGCTCCACCGGCCGAAGCAAACGGTTGGTCCCACTGAAAAATCAGCGTTGCGGATCCGCCTGGGGCGAGGGCGACAAGCTGAAACCCGTCAGTATTGGCCGAGGGGTCAAAATCGTGAGCTACAAAATCGCCATTTGGATCGGGGGTGATCACACCGGATGATGAAATATGAGCGCGAGTCCCATCGGTTCGGAACACACTTTCGTAGGAGTCACGCCCTTGGTTGCCTGCTGATGAAAAGAAGGGCACTCCCTGGGCGACCACTTGGGCGGCAGCCTGCGCGATGATCCCGTCTTGAAAGAAGGGTTGCGCGAAATTGGACACGTCGTCGACGATCACATCAGCCCCAGCCGCAGCAAGGTCCAAGATGCCCTGGGCAAAGTTCGCCGGTCCTGCAAACCCGGTGTGAAAAGCCAGCTCGGCAGCCGGCGCGATGTCATGGATCAGCTCCAACATCGCGCGGCCTTCGTCACTATGGTTGGCGTTAACGCCATTGGGTTCATCTTCTAAGACTTGTACCGGTGTGGTGAATCCGTTTGGGTTGCCAGGACCCGGCAAGTTCCCGCTGGCGATCCCGCCTGCGGCACCACCACCGCCCGAGTTCTTGTCAAAGCTGTCCGAGATCACGCCGATCTTGAGCCCCGATCCGTCCACGTTGAAGGTCGCCCGCGCGATGTCGGATCTCATTGCCGCGTCGGCTTGGTTGCTAACCGTCCCCACATTGGAGATTGACGGATAGATCGGGCGGATGAAACGTACCGACTCTAGTGCAGAAAGGTCATCCAGTTTGATCGGATCGATCGATCCGCTGAGGATCTTTCCAAAGAACCCGTTCTCGATGAATCCGGTCCCCAGCAGATCCATTCGCAACGAATCCAGATCGGTGTCGGCGATGATTTCGATCAACACATCGCCGTTTTGATTGACCAGCAGTCCTGACTGCTGCACTGTGCTGGAAAGGGTCTCGACGCGACTGGTCACATTGGGACCGAACGACCTGCCGGCAACTTGGTAAACGTCGAAAAGGTCTTGCCCGATGACACGAGCAACCGGATCGTGTTTGGTCGGGATGAAGTCCGGTGCCGCGTTCGATTCAGCCAACGGCGCCGAGTCGATCGCAAAATCGGCGGCCGCCAAGTCAGCCAGGCTAAGTGTCGTGGATTGCAGAATCTCCGATGAGAAGCTCAGTTCCGCTGCCAACAACAGCCGCGATTCCAGCATTTCCATGCGAAGCCGCGGGCCGGGTGACCGGCGAAGGGAGTTTTTGCGGGCGTGAGAACGGAGAATGGCTGGGCGTCGCATGGTGATGTGGCCTCAAAAACAGCACCGAGCTAATGGCTCAAATGCGGTTGGCAGTGGGACGTTTTCTGAAAGAGGGCAAGTGCTCAGATCGATAGCAAATGACCCCCCGCCTGGGAATGAATAAGCAAAATATTCCGCATAACCGGTACCTTCAAGGATGAAATCAACCAAAGCGGGGCTTTGGCGCAGGTTTCACAACTTCAGGGCCAGGCTTCAGTGTCAGGGGATACCAGAGGGGAACGAAGCAGAACGAGTGGGCTTCCCCAAAAAATCCGTTGGCCTTGCGAAAAATCGCTCCACAAGCCACACTCTGACCCTTCCAAAAATCGATGTGTGACCGCCGAAACGGGATTGGCCCGTTTCGGAGCCCTGCCGAGTCTTTGATCAGCCAGTGAACTGGCGAATCCATCGGCACGATCTTGGATCACACCCGGCGTCGCTGATTCTGACCTTTGTCATCTCCAGCGTCAGCCCAAACCCCCTACTGCTGCATCAGCGGCGAAAGAAAACGGATACGAAATGGCACGTTATACCGGTCCCAAAGCACGCGTGAATCGTCGTCTCGGAACGCTCATTTATGAAACCGCCGGTGCTGTTCGAGCACTCGATCGCCGCAACACGCCGCCCGGCATGCACGTCCGCGGACGTCGCCCCAGCAACTACGGTTTGGCATTGATGGAGAAGCAAAAGATCAAGCACTATTACGGCTTGGGCGAACGCCAACTGCGTCGTTATTTCGATGCGGTCGGTCGCAAAGCGGGCAATACCGGCGAGTTGTTGCTGTTGATGTGTGAGCGTCGTCTGGACAACGTGGTCCGCCGAGCCGGCTTCACCAAGACACGTCCACAAGCCCGTCAGGGAATCACCCACGGACACTTCTGTGTCAACGGCGTTAAAGTCACCAAGCCGAGTTTTCTGTTGCGTCCCGGTGACATCGTCGAAGTCCGCGGTCGTGAAAACCTCAAGAATCTTTACCGAGGCGTGATCGCCAACGCATCGCCCGATCCCCTGGACTGGGTGGCATTTGACAGCGAAGGCCTCAAGCTGACCGTTCTCGGCCTGCCCGGACCGACGGACATCAGCCTGCCCGTGGACGCCAATAGCGTCGTCGAATTCCTGTCTCGCTAGTCGCCGGCTTGCCAATCCCTGGCGACCATCTCGGGTCGCCCCGGTTTTGGCACGGCTTGCCAATTTGAACTTCGTCGTTCGCAAGACGGATGGTGCGATGACGATGGTGGCACGCATAATGGCGTGGGCGGTTTTGATCGTACAGGCGGGGGCGGTTGGAAAGTAACATTCCAGATCCCATCACATAGATTTGACCCACACAGATTCGACCCACACAACGCGAAGTTTTCTCTCATGCATTGTCCCGTCGTAGTTCTTGGTGGCGGACCCGGTGGATACGCCGCCGCATTCCTGGCCGCCGACGAAGGTTTGGATGTCACGATCGTCGAGGCCGAACCGCGACTGGGCGGTACCTGCTTGCTCAGAGGATGCATCCCCAGCAAAGCCCTGTTGCACGTTGCCAAGGTGATCCACGAAGTCGATGACCTACGCGAGAATTGGGGCGTCACCTACGACGGAGCCCCGAAAATCGATGTCGACAAAGTACGAGCACGCAAGGACCAAGTGATCAGTAACCTGACCGGCGGCCTGGCCAACTTGGCCAAGCGACGAAAGGTGAAAGTCATCCAGGCCCGCGGCAGCTTTGTCGATTCCACCACTTTGGCATTGGAGGGTGATCACGAATCCATCCCAGAAAGCCGCCGAATCACGTTCGATCACTGTGTGCTGGCAACCGGCAGCGTGCCCGCCATGCCGCCCGTGTTTGACATCGGCAGCGACCGCGTGATGGACAGCACCGGCGCACTGAAACTCGTCGACATCCCCGAAACACTGCTGGTCATCGGCGGTGGATACATCGGTCTGGAAATGGGCAGCGTCTACGCACAGCTCGGCTCTAAGGTTACCGTCGTCGAGTTAGCCGAAAGCCTGCTGCCGGGTGCCGACCCCGATCTCGTCAAACCGCTGGCCAAACGCATCGACAAGTTGTGCGAGGGCCGAGTGCGGTTGAACACCAAAGTCGGCTCGGTGGCCGAGGTCGGTGACAAGGTCGAAGTCACCTTCGAGGGACCCGCGCACTTCGGGCACGAACAATTCGACCGCGTCCTGGTCAGCATCGGACGTCGCCCGGTCACTCGCGGACTGGGTTTGGAAAACACCAAGGTCGTCGTCAACGCCCGCGGTTTTGTCGAGTGTGATGCCTCGCAACGCACAGCCGATCCTCACATCCTGGCCATCGGAGATGTCGCCGGCGACCCCATGCTGGCACACAAGGCCACCCACGAAGGACGCGTGGCGGCGGAAGTCATCGCGGGCAAACCAGTCACCTTTGACAAAGTTGCCATCCCCGCTGTGGTTTTCACCGATCCTGAAATCGCTTGGGCGGGTCTGACAGAGTTGGAAGCCAAGCAGCAAGGTCGCGCCGTCGATGTGGAGGTCTATCCGTGGGCCGCCAGCGGTCGCGCCCAAGCCCTCGGGATCACTGACGGGCTGACCAAATGGCTCGTCGATCCGGAAACCAATCGCGTGCTCGGTTGCGGCATCGTCGGCAGCGGTGCCGGTGAGCTGATCGCCGAAGCCGTGTTGGCGATCGAGATGGGATGCGAGGTACACGACATCACCGAAAGCGTTCACCCGCACCCCACGCTCAGCGAAACGCTGATGAACGCCGGCGAAGTCCACTTCGGCACCGCCACCGAAATTTACAAACCCAAACGCCACTGAAACGTGACATCAAAGGGGTCAGGCCTCTTTTCGCCGTCCCGTTTCCATTGCCTGTTATCATTGCCCAGCCATCGATCATGACCAAACGCGTCTACATCAAAACCGTCGGCTGCCAGATGAACGTTCTGGACAGCGAAATGGTCGTGGCGGATTTGAAACGCCATGGCTACACCATCGTCGATTCGCCCAAGGATGCGGACTGTGTTTTCTACAACACTTGCAGCGTCCGAGAGCACGCCGAAGAAAAGGTGTACAGCGCTCTGGGCAAGATCCGCGAAGCCAAGGATCGCAATCCCGACAAGCTGATCGGCGTGATGGGATGCATGGCGCAAAAAGATCAAGAGATCATCTTCAAACGTGCACCCTACGTCGACATGGTGATCGGACCGGGCCAGTTGCACACCATTCCCGATTTGATTGAAAAGGTTCGCAGCGGCCAAGGTCGCCAAATGGCGGTCTCGCTCGGTCGAACCGACGGCAAACAGGCCATCGTTGCACGTAGCCACGAAACCTTCGATCCGCTTCGTGATCCCACGATGCGGCCGACACCTTTCCAAGCGTACCTGCGGATTCAGATCGGTTGCGACAAGTTCTGCACCTATTGCGTCGTCCCCAACACACGTGGACCCGAACAGGGACGTCCGCCAGAGCAGATTCTCTCCGAAGCACGCATCCTTGCCGACCAGGGCTGCCGTGAAATCACGCTGTTGGGTCAAACGGTCAACAGCTACAAATACAAGGACGGCGATCACACGACCGACATGACGTCCCTGCTCGAGCAACTGCACGAGGTCGACGGAATCGATCGGATCAAGTTCGTGACAAATTATCCCAAGGACATGACCGAGCGATTGCTGATCGCCGTTCACGAGCTGCCAAAGGTCTCGCCGTACTTGCACGTGCCCGCACAAAGCGGTAGCGACGATGTCCTGAAGCGGATGAAGCGCGGCTACACGATTGCAGACTACATGGAGATGTTCGAAAGGATCGAGCGGTTGGTCCCCGAAGCCACCGTCAGCAGCGATTTCATCGTGGGCTTCTGTGGTGAAACCGAGGAAGATTTTGAAAAGTCCGTCGCCCTGATCGAGCGTTGTCGATTCAAGAACAGCTTCATTTTCCAATACAGCGTCCGACCGGGAACCAAAGCATCGGAGCGTTTGGTTGACGATATTCCTCGCGAAGTCAAAGCGGATCGCAATCATCGTTTGCTGGAAGTTCAAAACCGCGTCGCCCAAGAAGAAAACGACAAGCTGATCGGTCAAACCGTCGAGATCTTGGTCG from Stieleria varia carries:
- the miaB gene encoding tRNA (N6-isopentenyl adenosine(37)-C2)-methylthiotransferase MiaB, which gives rise to MTKRVYIKTVGCQMNVLDSEMVVADLKRHGYTIVDSPKDADCVFYNTCSVREHAEEKVYSALGKIREAKDRNPDKLIGVMGCMAQKDQEIIFKRAPYVDMVIGPGQLHTIPDLIEKVRSGQGRQMAVSLGRTDGKQAIVARSHETFDPLRDPTMRPTPFQAYLRIQIGCDKFCTYCVVPNTRGPEQGRPPEQILSEARILADQGCREITLLGQTVNSYKYKDGDHTTDMTSLLEQLHEVDGIDRIKFVTNYPKDMTERLLIAVHELPKVSPYLHVPAQSGSDDVLKRMKRGYTIADYMEMFERIERLVPEATVSSDFIVGFCGETEEDFEKSVALIERCRFKNSFIFQYSVRPGTKASERLVDDIPREVKADRNHRLLEVQNRVAQEENDKLIGQTVEILVEGPSKKGQDADPDSATVQMIGRTHCDRIVVFDGNRRQAGQFLKIHVDDASSHTLVGRVQTVDVVTIGMPG